GAGAAGAACCTCCCAGTTCTGGGCGTATCCGGTGAGGTAGAGCGGTGTGAAGTAGAGCAGAGCTGCAGTGATGGCCATTGCAGTGGGAAAACCCATGCCGGGTGATTGCAGCTCAAAGTAAATGCCGCCGATGATCAGCATGATCAGTAGTGCCTGTACCACACCGCTGGTGAGAAAACCCTTTACCCTGTCGTAAAAGGTGGGGTTATAGGTCTCCAGCCGGTAATCAGCAATGCCCAGCCGGGTCACGATCAATTCATGGAGGCTCTCGGAGGTGCCCTCACAATAACCCAGCTCCATGGCCTGGGTGGCTGTTAGAGTCAAGATCTGCGTCGAATCGGCATATCCGGGTACTACAATCCGTTCATCCACCATTGCCTCTGCAACCAGCGGATCCCGCCGCCACCGCAGAACCGTGTCCCCATCAACGATGGTTGATATTTTACCGTGGCTCTCGGCCGTGGCACGCATGATGCCGCGCATGTAAGATTGGTACTTGTCCGGAGCCGCGGCACCTGTCCCGCCTTCCACCACGGTTGCCGCACCTATGGAGGCACTGTTTCGCATGAAGATGCTATCGCAGGCGGTGGCAATCAGAGCTCCCGCCGAAGCTGCATTGTTGTCGATGAAAACATATACCGGCAGGGAGCTGTTGAGGATGGCCGTTCGCATCGAATCAGCTTCGAGCACCCCTCCCCCGTATGTGTTCATGTGCAGCAAAATTGCATGGGCCTCTTTTTGTCCGGCTTCATGCAATCCATTTTGCAGGTGAATCCAACTGTTGCTGCCGATGTTTTCACGGAGATTGATCCGGTAGATCAGCGGAGTATCATCCTGTGCCGTGATATTGCTGACGAGAAGTGAAAAAAGAAGGAGTAACGCTCCCTGTAAATTTTTCATTTTTTAATAGTTATAGTGGAACAAAGATAATTGATTTACGTTTGAGCCGATCATTTTCATCAAAAATGTGTATATTTGTAGTTCAATTTAACAGTATGAGCACAATTTTACTAAGCATAGGATCCAACACGTTCGCGAGGACCAATATTGACAAAGCCCGGAGGATGTTGACGCGCCTCTTTCCCGGCATCGTCTTCAGTGAGTCTGTCTTGTCGGAACCGGATGATGAGCGTTACTCCTTTCTTTTTCGGAATGTGCTGGCAATGGCTGAGACAGATTACACACCCGTGGAAGTGATTGACAAGATCAAACAGACAGAACGTGCCGTTGGTCGTTCACCGCGTGACAAGTACCAGGGAAAGGTGATCATCGACATTGATCTGATCCGTTACAACGACGAGATTCTGCGTCCCGAAGATTTTCAACGGGAATATCTGCAACAACTCCTCACCACCTTCACTCCTCCGGTCGATTAGTTTAACCTGGTTACCGATTTCACCCCCTTCACAGCCTTCAGTTTCCTGATAAGCTGTTCCAGCATTGAGGTGTTGGCTAGCATCACCGATATATTCCCCTGAAAAAGGCCGTCGTTGGAATCAATGGAGATGGCACGCAACTGTACCCCCTCCTCTTTTGATATAATCGACATCAGGTTAGCTACGATGTTGATCTGGTCATTGCCAATCACCCTCAACACGATGGTGTAGTTAGAGCTGCCGGTACTACCCGACCAACGTGCCTTGATCACACGATAGCCAAAGCGTGAGAAGAGATCCTGTGCGTTGGGACAGTTTACCCGGTGAATTTTAATGCCCTGAGAAGAGACGAAGCCAAAGATCTCATCCCCAAAGATAGGATTGCAGCACTTTGCCAGTTTGTAATCAACGCCGGTCAGGTTTTGATCAATCACAAGCTCATCACTGCTGTGGCTCTCACGAGCGTCGGTTTTGAGGGTGAACTGGCCGGCACTTATCTGTTGAACAGCATCACGGCTCTCGCTTTCCCTGCTCTCCAGTTCCAGGTAACGATCAATCACCCAGTTGACATCCAACTTCTCTGCCGCGATGTCTGCGTAAAAATCAGTAACAGTTTTATATTTCAGCTTCTTGATCAACTGCATCAGGTGGGCATCGTCGACCTCGATCTTACGGTTTTTCATCCGTCGCGAAAGCGTCTCCTTGGCAATATCGACCTGCTTACCCGCTTCCTCTTTTAGCAGCTGGCGAATCTTGGTGCGTGCACGGGAGGTAATCACGAAACTGAGCCAGTCCTGCTTTGGCGTCTGATGTGTGGAGGTGTTGATCTCCACCTGGTCGCCACTCTTCAGCGGATGCTTGATCGGCACATTCTTACCATTCACCCTTCCCGAGATGCAGGAAGCTCCCAGCTTCGAGTGGATGGCAAATGCAAAGTCCAGCACGGTAGCTCCTTTGGGCAGCTTGAAGAGATCACCCTTGGGTGTGAAGACAAAAATCTCTTCCTCATAAAGGTCAAGCTTGAAATCGGTCAGTTTCTGACTCAGGTTGGACTCCTTGTCTTCGAGCGATTCACGCAACGTGGTAAGCCAGCTGTCTAGCGTCGACTCCTCTTTCACCCCCTTGTACTTCCAGTGGGCAGCCAGTCCCCTCTCAGCAATCTCATCCATTCGGCGGCTTCTGATTTGCACCTCCACCCATCTTGAATTGGGCCCCATCACGGTGATGTGCAGTGATTCGTAACCGTTGCTCTTAGGGATCGAGAGCCAATCCTTCAATCGCCTGGGGTTGGGTTGATACATGTCGGTAATCACCGAATAGACCTGCCAGCACTGCGCTTTCTCCTGATCGGCCGGAGCATCCAGGATCACGCGAATAGCAAAGAGATCGTATATATTCTCAAAATCAATCTTCTGCTTCTTAAGCTTGTTGAGAATAGAATGAATCGATTTGGTACGCCCCTTGATGTCGAAGATCAGCCCTGTTTTTGCCAGCCGCTCCTCCACCGGCTCAATGAATTCACGGATATATTTCTCTCTTGAGCGCTTGGTTTCGTTCAGCTTTTGTGCCACATAATCGTACGACGCACGGTCGGTATATTTGAGAGAAAGATCCTCCAGCTCCGATTTGATGCTGTAAAGACCCAATCGATGTGCCAGGGGAGCATACAGAAAGGAGGTCTCCACAGCCAGGTCAAGCCGTCGGGAGCTATCGCTGCCTTTTGCATCACGCATCAGCTGCAGCTGCCTTGCAATCATCACGAAGACCACCCGAATATCCTCAGCCATCGAAAGCAGCAGCTTCATGTAATTCTCCGACTCCACGGCTGATCGTTTGTCGCTGAAACGGCTGATCTTCTTTAACCCCCGCAGGATCACCTCCACCTCTTCACCAAAAAGCCGCCCGATATCTTCCAGTTGATACTGATCCGAAACGGCTCCACGATAGAGCAAGACAGCACATACCGTGGGTTGTCTTAGTCCTATCTCATTGATGGCAATCAGAGCAGTACGCATCTCGAGGACAAGGGAGGAATATGCATCCTCATCACCCGGCTCCGCGGACTGCAGGGAGCTCCTTACCATCTCCTTGAGGCGTAACAGCTTCTCGCGCTCCATTGCCTGGCGCAAAAAAGAATATAACCTTCGATAGAGTTGCAGGAACTCGCGGCGTTCGATGGTTTGCTTGTCGTTCATCCTTTTGTGGTTGTTCGTAATGCTCTTACAAATGTACAATTTTCCGTTAAAAAAGTGATCCTCTCACCAGAAAAGTAAAGTGAGAGACCTCTCCCCTGCACTTGCGCAACCGAACCAGAATATCTATATTTGTATTTCATTTTATGCGAAAGATCACCATGCGAAAGATTCTCACCATGCTCTTACCCCTCCTCTCCCTGCTGGCAAATGCACAGCAAAGCGAAACCATCTCCCTGAACGAGGGATGGCAGTTCTCACAGATGAACAGCGACCAGTGGTACAACGCAGAGGTGCCCGGCTCGGTACAGCGCGACCTGGTGCGTCACGGTGTACTGCCGGATCCCTTCTACGGCACCAACGAAGAACGGGTGCAGTGGGTGGAAGATGAAAACTGGGATTTCAAAAAAACATTCTGCGTCTCCGCTGCACAGCTGCAACATGACGAAGTGTTGCTCCGGTTCGAAGGACTGGATACCCATGCCGAGGTGTTCCTCAACGGCTCCCGCATCCTGCGGTCGCAGAACATGTTCGTGGGTCACGAGGTCTCAGTGAAGAACCTGCTGAAAGAGGGGGAGAACAGCCTCTATATTCGTTTCTACTCACCCATCGCGACCATGATGCCGGCCCGTGCCACCTTCGGCTACGACTACCCCGCGGGGAACGACCACCGTGAGGAGAAGCTGAGCATCTACAACCGAAAGGCTCCCTACCACTTCGGGTGGGACTGGGGGATCCGCATCGTGCAGATGGGTATCTGGAAACCTGTTTCACTTCTCTTCTATGACGATGCACGAATAGAGGATTACTACGTGAAGCAGCATTTGGTGACTGAGGAGAAGGCAGAGATTGCACATCAGCTGACCATTCACGCTCTCACAGAAGGTGATGCCACCCTCACATACGGTTATCTTCTCAACGGAAAGATGCTGAAATCGGAGCAGAAAGAAGTCCGTTTGGCGGAAGGGGTGAACAGCCTCTCCATTCCTTCCACCATCAGCAATCCGCAACGCTGGATGCCGGTGAACTGGGGTGAGCAGCATCTCTACGACTTCTTCGTGACCGTGAAGCGTGGCGACAGGCTGATCGCAGAGAAGCAGGTGCGCACGGGACTCCGTACAGTGCGCCTGGTACAGGAACCCGATGATCATGGTCGTTCCTTCTACTTCGAGGTGAACGGCATCCCCCTCTTCGCCAAGGGAGCCAATTACATCCCGGGGGAGATCTTCACCACACAGCAGGATGAAGCCTACTACGAGAAGATCTTCGACCAGATCACCGATGCCAACATGAACTTTGTCCGCGTCTGGGGGGGAGGCATCTATGAGCATGAGGAATTTTACCGACAGGCCGACGAAAGGGGCATCCTGGTATGGCAGGATTTCATATTTGGTTGTGTACCCTACCCCTCCGACGATGCCTTCCTGGCCAACGTGCGGGAGGAAGCGATCTACAACATCAAACGGCTCCGCAACCATCCCTCCCTCGCCTTCTGGTGCGGCAACAACGAGATTGACGAGGCCCTCAACCACTGGGGTTGGGACAAGCAGTACCCAGAAGAGGTGATGAAGGCCTGGTTCGAAGGGTACGACAAAACCTTCCGCGAGCTGCTGCCATCATTGGTGGAAGAGTTGGATGGTACCCGCAGTTACATACACGGATCACCTTACGACGCCAACTGGGGCAACACCGAGAAATTCGCCTCAAGCGACGTGCACGACTGGGGTCTCTGGTATGGGCACCTCCCCTTTGAAGCGATGGCAGACCGATTGCCACGCTTTGCCAGTGAGTTCGGCTTCCAGTCGTTCCCCGAGATGAAGACCATCCGCTCCTTCGCACCCGAAGAACAGTGGGCACTGGAGAGCGAGGTGATGCAGGTACATCAGAAGGCTTCAACTGGCAACTCACTCATCAAGAAATACATGGACATGTACTACCCCGAGCCGAAGAACTTCGAAGACTTCGTTTATGTGGGACTGGTGATGCAGGGCAACGGCATGGAAGAATCGGTGGAGGCGATGCGCCGCGGCAGGCCCTACTGCATGGGTGCACTCTACTGGCAGATCAACGACGACTGGCCGGTGGTATCCTGGTCGAGCATCGACTACTATGGCAACTGGAAGGCACAGCATTACAGGATGCGCAACGTGTTGGCACCTCTGGCATTGGGGGTGGATGAAGAAGAGGGCATGGTGCACTATTACACCCTGTCAGATTATCTCACAGACAGGGATGACCTGACCCTTACGGTACAGGTGATCGATTTCTCAAAAGGAATCCAAAAGGAGTTTCGGGAAAAGGTAAGTGCGACGGCAAACGCCAGCACCATTGTCAAAAGTTACAAGCTTTCCGATTTGTTGAAGGAGGATGAAAAGTCGCACACCCTGCTTCACGCCTTCCTCACCGACAGTAACGGGGAAGTGATCTCGCGCAAGGATCATTTCTTCTACTGGCCCAACCGGCTGAAGCTGCCCAAGACCACAGTCGCAAGCAATGTACAGTACGCTGATGGAGAGTACCGGGTAACGCTCTTCAGCGAGAAGCTGGCCAAGGATCTCTTTCTCGAGATCCCAATTCAGGGAGCCCGCTTCAGTGACAACTTCATCAACCTGTTGCCGGGAGAACAACGCACCATCATCATCCGCTCCCCGCAGTTGAAGGCCGCTGAAAGAACTGCGGTGACTGTGAAGCATATGCGGGAGACATTCTGACATGAGTACCCACCAAGCTGACAATGTGCAACATGCACCGGAAGTGAAGAGTCTCTCCATCCTACTGATGGTTGCCACCACCTCTTTCCTGGGCACCTTCCTCATCTCAGCGGTCAACATTGCCCTCCCGGACATAGGCAATGAATTTAACTTCTCTGCCGTGGGCCTGAGCTGGATCATCACCTCGTTTCTGTTGGCGACGGCGCTCTTCATGCTGCCCGCAGGAGCCTGGGGCGACCGTCACGGCAGCAGCCGTTTTTTCAAGGTGGGAGTGCTGCTCTTCTCCCTCTCCTCTCTCTTCTGCTGGATGGCACCCAGTGGAGGATGGCTCATCGCTGCCCGTTTCCTGCAGGGGGTGGGTGCCGCCTTCACCAGCACCACAGGTCAGGTGTTGTTGGTCTCCTCCTTTCCCGCACACAAAAGGGGCCAGGTGCTGGGCATCTCCGTCTCGGCTGTCTATGCAGGTCTGGCACTGGGCCCCCTGCTGGGTGGGATCATCACCCTCTATGCCGGATGGCGCCTGCTCTTCCTCATTGCCGCTCTGCTCGGCTTTGCCACGTTGCTGCTGACGCTTCTCAAGCTGAAGGAGCCGGCAAGAAAACAGCACTCTCCTGCATCAAATGATGGCAGGGGCACACTCCTCTTTATGATGGGCCTCACGTCACTGGTCTTCGGCTCCACACTCATTCCAGCGCTCCCAGGATGGCTGCTCATGGTGGGTGCACTGATCCTGTTGCTGCTCTTCTGGCGGCAGGAGAAGAGAACCCAGCATCCGCTGTTCGAGGTGCGTCTCTTCACCCACAACCGCCTCTTCACCTTCTCCAGCCTCTCGGCACTGATCAACTACACCGCCACCTTCGCCATCGTCTTCTTCCTCAGCCTCTACCTGCAAAAGATCCAGGGGCTCTCCCCCCGTGATGCGGGTGCGGTGATCATCGCCCAGCCATTGATGATGACCCTCTTCTCCCCGCTGGTGGGACGTCTCTCCGACAGGATTGAACCTCGCTACTTCGCCACTGCAGGCATGGCTCTTTGCTCCTCCGGACTGGCCATGCTGGCTATGATCGGCAGCCGGACACCCATCTGGGTGATCATCGCCATCCTCGTGTGGGTGGGTCTCGGCTTTGCCCTCTTCTCCTCACCCAACATGAGCACCATCATGGGATCGGTGGAACGAAGCAGCTACGGGCAGGCCTCCGGGCTGGCAGCCTCAATGAGGGTCTTTGGACAGATTGTCAGCATGAGCGTGGTCACCCTCCTGTTCACCCTTTATTTCGGTGATTTAACCGTGGAGGCGGTGGGGGAAGCAATGTTTCTCAAGGCCATGCGGTTGGGCTTCATTATCTTCGCACTGATTGGCATCCCCGGAATCTACCTCTCATACAACAGGGGAAACATGAAAAACCGATAAAATCGAAGTTTTGACTGATTGAATATTTTTCGCGCATACCATGTTTAAAGTGAATCAGAACAATCTTATGACCAATGCTGTCGATTCTTTAGACCTGCGAATAAAAAATGTGTCGCACGAATGGGGTAAAATCAGTCAGTTGGTGTTATCTTTGCACCCACAAATAAAAGATTGAATTTTCACGATAATGGCTAAAGAATTGAAGGAGCTTACGCCCCGCAGTAAAGACTATTCGCAGTGGTACCTCGACCTGGTAATCAAAGCCGATCTGGCGGAGAACTCCGCCGTGCGCGGCTGCATGGTGATCAAACCTTACGGTTACGCCATCTGGGAGAAGATGCAGCGCCAGCTGGATGATATGTTCAAGGAAACAGGACACGAGAACGCCTACTTCCCGCTCTTCATCCCCAAATCCTACCTCAGTCGAGAGGCCGATCACGTGGAGGGTTTTGCCAAGGAGTGTGCAGTGGTGACCCACTACCGCCTGAAAAACGACCCCAACGGCAACGGCGTGATTGTGGACCCGGAAGCGAAACTGGAAGAGGAACTGGTGGTACGCCCCACCTCTGAGACCATTATCTGGAGCACCTACAAGAACTGGATTCAGTCCTACCGCGACCTGCCGCTGCTCATCAACCAGTGGGCCAACGTAGTGCGCTGGGAGATGCGTACGCGGCTCTTCCTGCGTACGGCCGAGTTCCTCTGGCAGGAGGGACACACCGCACACGCCACGGAAGAGGAAGCAGTAGCGGAGGCGGTGCAGATGATCAATATCTATGCCGATTTCGCGGAACAATATATGGCGATGCCGGTGATCAAGGGACACAAGTCGGAATCGGAACGTTTTGCCGGCGCCCTCGACACTTACACCATCGAAGCACTGATGCAGGATGGCAAGGCTTTGCAGTCGGGCACCTCCCACTTCCTTGGGCAAAACTTCGCCAAGGCATTCGACGTGCAATTCACCGACAAGAGTGGCGCACGTGATTTCGTCTGGGCCACCTCCTGGGGTGTCTCCACGCGACTGATGGGAGCCCTGATCATGTCCCATTCGGATGACAATGGCCTGGTATTGCCCCCGAAGCTGGCACCCTACCAGGTTGTGATCGTGCCGATCTACAAGAACGAAGAGCAGCTCCAACAGATCAACGAAAAAGTAACCGGCATCGTGAAGGGGTTGAAAGATCTGGGCATCTCGGTCCGTTACGACAATGCCGACAACAAGAAACCGGGCTGGAAATTCTCAGAGTATGAATTGAAAGGGGTACCGGTACGACTCGCCATGGGTGGCCGCGACCTGGAGAACAACACCGTGGAGGTGGCACGCCGCGACACGCTGACCAAGGAGACCCTCTCCTGTGAGGGTATCGAACAACATATCAAGGATTTGCTGGATGAGATGCAGGAAAACATCTACCGGAAGGCGGCCGACTTCCGCACGGCACAGACCCGCGAGGTGAACAGCTACGAGGAGTTCAAGGTGGAAATCGAGAAGGGTGGCTTCCTGCTCTGCCACTGGGATGGCACTGCCGAGACCGAAGAGCTGATCAAGAACGAGACCAAAGCTACCATCCGTTGCATCCCTCTCGACGGCGACAAGAGCCCCGGGCAGTGCATGGTGACCGGTAAGCCCTCCTCACAGCGGGTAATCTTTGCCAGAGCCTACTAAACAACTTTTTGCAACATGGCATCGCTCAACAGGTGGATAGAAGCCTTCCGGCTACGCACCCTCTTCCTGGCGGTGTCGAGTGTCATCCTGGGCAGCGGGGTGGCCTGGTTCAAGGGGCTCTTTACGCTCCACACCTTCATCCTCGCCTTCCTGCTGGCGGTAGTGCTGCAGATCCTGGCCAACCTGGCCAACGACCTGGGGGATTACCTCAAGGGTACCGACACCACCGGACGGCGTGAGGGACCGGTAAGGGCACTGCAGGGAGGCAGCATAACCCCCCGCGCCATGAAGCGGGCAGTGGCCATAGCTGTTTCAATATGCATTGGGATCGGACTGGCGCTGATCTTCACAGCACCGGGAACAGCCAGCGGAGATGCAGTCTGGATTCTCCTGCTACTAGGAGGCGCCTCCATCCTGGCAGCCCTCTTCTACACCATGGGACGCCATGCATACGGATACAGGGGATGGGGTGATCTCTTCGCCTTCCTCTTTTTCGGACCGGTGCCGGTGATCGGCACCTACTTCCTCCACACAGGGTCAGCAGTTGCACTGCCCCTGTTGCCGGCAATCGGACTGGGACTGATCAGCAGCATGATCCTCAACGTGAACAACATGCGGGATATCGAGAACGACCGCTCCTCCGGAAAAAGAACCATCGCTGTCAAACTGGGATTGAAGGGAGCCAAACGTTACCATGCTGCGATGACACTGGCCACCATCCTCAGCTTCGCCCTTTTCAACCTGATCTACCTCCCTTCCTCACTGCCGGGTTATCTCTACCTGCTCCTCTTCATCAGGCTCATCACGATCATGGCAGCCATCAACAAGCGGGAAGGAGGCAGGCTCGACCCCTACCTGAAAGAGACCTCCCTCACGGGATTTCTGCTCTCGCTCGCATTCGTTCTCTGTATCAATCTATAGAGACTTGCTTATACCGTAGTTATTCGGCCTCCATCCATTGCACCAGTGCTGCTATTTGGGTGGGATCATCAAATTGGATCTCCTGTTCTGAAACATACTGATCGAAACGATCTCTACTCTTTTTGTAGAATTTTCTCAGCTGTTTCATCGAATTAACTTTCTTCCAGCCGGATCCGTTGTCGATGCGATACATGTAGCTGGTTTCAATCTTGAAATCTTCGGGCAGATTCAGATCATAAAAGGTGTTGTTCGCACCCCACCTTGAAATTTTATCGACAGATGAGATCTGTGAGGTACCCCCAAAGGGAGCCGGATTGCCGGGAGGAATCACGCTGCAGCGTAAAAGAGCCAGTAACTTCACTTCACCATTCAGGATCAACTCAGCGAACTCAT
This genomic window from Dysgonomonadaceae bacterium zrk40 contains:
- a CDS encoding nodulation protein NfeD; its protein translation is MKNLQGALLLLFSLLVSNITAQDDTPLIYRINLRENIGSNSWIHLQNGLHEAGQKEAHAILLHMNTYGGGVLEADSMRTAILNSSLPVYVFIDNNAASAGALIATACDSIFMRNSASIGAATVVEGGTGAAAPDKYQSYMRGIMRATAESHGKISTIVDGDTVLRWRRDPLVAEAMVDERIVVPGYADSTQILTLTATQAMELGYCEGTSESLHELIVTRLGIADYRLETYNPTFYDRVKGFLTSGVVQALLIMLIIGGIYFELQSPGMGFPTAMAITAALLYFTPLYLTGYAQNWEVLLFVLGLIFIVFELFVFPGFGVPGIAGIVFIFSSLVLALVGNIRFGLEGVDAVGLFRAVMIVLGGMGMGMVLIIYLTGRIGKPGILRNAALNADEEGFVSVPVEPRLLTGKSAVAATVLRPSGKILLEGAYYDAVSLKGFVEKGEEVVVKRYENFQLYVMRKDN
- a CDS encoding 2-amino-4-hydroxy-6-hydroxymethyldihydropteridine diphosphokinase, producing MSTILLSIGSNTFARTNIDKARRMLTRLFPGIVFSESVLSEPDDERYSFLFRNVLAMAETDYTPVEVIDKIKQTERAVGRSPRDKYQGKVIIDIDLIRYNDEILRPEDFQREYLQQLLTTFTPPVD
- a CDS encoding bifunctional (p)ppGpp synthetase/guanosine-3',5'-bis(diphosphate) 3'-pyrophosphohydrolase, whose translation is MNDKQTIERREFLQLYRRLYSFLRQAMEREKLLRLKEMVRSSLQSAEPGDEDAYSSLVLEMRTALIAINEIGLRQPTVCAVLLYRGAVSDQYQLEDIGRLFGEEVEVILRGLKKISRFSDKRSAVESENYMKLLLSMAEDIRVVFVMIARQLQLMRDAKGSDSSRRLDLAVETSFLYAPLAHRLGLYSIKSELEDLSLKYTDRASYDYVAQKLNETKRSREKYIREFIEPVEERLAKTGLIFDIKGRTKSIHSILNKLKKQKIDFENIYDLFAIRVILDAPADQEKAQCWQVYSVITDMYQPNPRRLKDWLSIPKSNGYESLHITVMGPNSRWVEVQIRSRRMDEIAERGLAAHWKYKGVKEESTLDSWLTTLRESLEDKESNLSQKLTDFKLDLYEEEIFVFTPKGDLFKLPKGATVLDFAFAIHSKLGASCISGRVNGKNVPIKHPLKSGDQVEINTSTHQTPKQDWLSFVITSRARTKIRQLLKEEAGKQVDIAKETLSRRMKNRKIEVDDAHLMQLIKKLKYKTVTDFYADIAAEKLDVNWVIDRYLELESRESESRDAVQQISAGQFTLKTDARESHSSDELVIDQNLTGVDYKLAKCCNPIFGDEIFGFVSSQGIKIHRVNCPNAQDLFSRFGYRVIKARWSGSTGSSNYTIVLRVIGNDQINIVANLMSIISKEEGVQLRAISIDSNDGLFQGNISVMLANTSMLEQLIRKLKAVKGVKSVTRLN
- a CDS encoding glycoside hydrolase family 2 protein — translated: MRKITMRKILTMLLPLLSLLANAQQSETISLNEGWQFSQMNSDQWYNAEVPGSVQRDLVRHGVLPDPFYGTNEERVQWVEDENWDFKKTFCVSAAQLQHDEVLLRFEGLDTHAEVFLNGSRILRSQNMFVGHEVSVKNLLKEGENSLYIRFYSPIATMMPARATFGYDYPAGNDHREEKLSIYNRKAPYHFGWDWGIRIVQMGIWKPVSLLFYDDARIEDYYVKQHLVTEEKAEIAHQLTIHALTEGDATLTYGYLLNGKMLKSEQKEVRLAEGVNSLSIPSTISNPQRWMPVNWGEQHLYDFFVTVKRGDRLIAEKQVRTGLRTVRLVQEPDDHGRSFYFEVNGIPLFAKGANYIPGEIFTTQQDEAYYEKIFDQITDANMNFVRVWGGGIYEHEEFYRQADERGILVWQDFIFGCVPYPSDDAFLANVREEAIYNIKRLRNHPSLAFWCGNNEIDEALNHWGWDKQYPEEVMKAWFEGYDKTFRELLPSLVEELDGTRSYIHGSPYDANWGNTEKFASSDVHDWGLWYGHLPFEAMADRLPRFASEFGFQSFPEMKTIRSFAPEEQWALESEVMQVHQKASTGNSLIKKYMDMYYPEPKNFEDFVYVGLVMQGNGMEESVEAMRRGRPYCMGALYWQINDDWPVVSWSSIDYYGNWKAQHYRMRNVLAPLALGVDEEEGMVHYYTLSDYLTDRDDLTLTVQVIDFSKGIQKEFREKVSATANASTIVKSYKLSDLLKEDEKSHTLLHAFLTDSNGEVISRKDHFFYWPNRLKLPKTTVASNVQYADGEYRVTLFSEKLAKDLFLEIPIQGARFSDNFINLLPGEQRTIIIRSPQLKAAERTAVTVKHMRETF
- a CDS encoding MFS transporter gives rise to the protein MSTHQADNVQHAPEVKSLSILLMVATTSFLGTFLISAVNIALPDIGNEFNFSAVGLSWIITSFLLATALFMLPAGAWGDRHGSSRFFKVGVLLFSLSSLFCWMAPSGGWLIAARFLQGVGAAFTSTTGQVLLVSSFPAHKRGQVLGISVSAVYAGLALGPLLGGIITLYAGWRLLFLIAALLGFATLLLTLLKLKEPARKQHSPASNDGRGTLLFMMGLTSLVFGSTLIPALPGWLLMVGALILLLLFWRQEKRTQHPLFEVRLFTHNRLFTFSSLSALINYTATFAIVFFLSLYLQKIQGLSPRDAGAVIIAQPLMMTLFSPLVGRLSDRIEPRYFATAGMALCSSGLAMLAMIGSRTPIWVIIAILVWVGLGFALFSSPNMSTIMGSVERSSYGQASGLAASMRVFGQIVSMSVVTLLFTLYFGDLTVEAVGEAMFLKAMRLGFIIFALIGIPGIYLSYNRGNMKNR
- a CDS encoding proline--tRNA ligase; the encoded protein is MAKELKELTPRSKDYSQWYLDLVIKADLAENSAVRGCMVIKPYGYAIWEKMQRQLDDMFKETGHENAYFPLFIPKSYLSREADHVEGFAKECAVVTHYRLKNDPNGNGVIVDPEAKLEEELVVRPTSETIIWSTYKNWIQSYRDLPLLINQWANVVRWEMRTRLFLRTAEFLWQEGHTAHATEEEAVAEAVQMINIYADFAEQYMAMPVIKGHKSESERFAGALDTYTIEALMQDGKALQSGTSHFLGQNFAKAFDVQFTDKSGARDFVWATSWGVSTRLMGALIMSHSDDNGLVLPPKLAPYQVVIVPIYKNEEQLQQINEKVTGIVKGLKDLGISVRYDNADNKKPGWKFSEYELKGVPVRLAMGGRDLENNTVEVARRDTLTKETLSCEGIEQHIKDLLDEMQENIYRKAADFRTAQTREVNSYEEFKVEIEKGGFLLCHWDGTAETEELIKNETKATIRCIPLDGDKSPGQCMVTGKPSSQRVIFARAY
- the menA gene encoding 1,4-dihydroxy-2-naphthoate octaprenyltransferase, producing the protein MASLNRWIEAFRLRTLFLAVSSVILGSGVAWFKGLFTLHTFILAFLLAVVLQILANLANDLGDYLKGTDTTGRREGPVRALQGGSITPRAMKRAVAIAVSICIGIGLALIFTAPGTASGDAVWILLLLGGASILAALFYTMGRHAYGYRGWGDLFAFLFFGPVPVIGTYFLHTGSAVALPLLPAIGLGLISSMILNVNNMRDIENDRSSGKRTIAVKLGLKGAKRYHAAMTLATILSFALFNLIYLPSSLPGYLYLLLFIRLITIMAAINKREGGRLDPYLKETSLTGFLLSLAFVLCINL